In a single window of the Dreissena polymorpha isolate Duluth1 chromosome 3, UMN_Dpol_1.0, whole genome shotgun sequence genome:
- the LOC127875070 gene encoding uncharacterized protein LOC127875070 — protein sequence MPDLPCLKVALKLNTPSKVTGGHYRLGVVGNCSFLGDGDPPNARIGQQTSTEIWVVEIWMPENFVFEYRWVEFKRCTSFIYEIESIEPRRVEVGLRSLEIRNKFNILGGTFKEDIGHPVYFTSFCAPKRSLESSPPNARPRPCPPCRPAHAPAAAASKKSSTSRELKYSQALTDPKRPQASDVNSQPQKAAVGDEILMERLTNASTLASSSSSEDNASDDGSYSLNLAATRESMSTEVINTDSDSSHSLTSIAESAIHMQTASSDDSLPSRSSSVKPVHLSLPSTSGTYVSSVSLVARPCSSSSAQSLSRRRPHSSVSAPCLRSCFYGRTDRCMEPFVAESHDLELTQRRNVRSVDELYKLVCDNETQCLQEKLTNRLKEYLKTTFVLQKKKLSDMLIHLAWLVMGAAIDRIWLRFYELNYP from the exons ATGCCCGATCTTCCGTGCTTGAAGGTGGCTTTGAAGTTGAACACGCCCTCCAAGGTCACAGGTGGGCACTATCGGTTGGGCGTGGTCGGAAACTGCAGCTTCTTGGGCGACGGTGACCCGCCGAACGCCCGCATTGGTCAACAGACGAGCACAGAGATATGGGTCGTGGAGATATG GATGCCGGAAAACTTCGTTTTCGAGTACCGTTGGGTGGAGTTCAAGCGATGTACTTCCTTTATATACGAGATCGAATCCATAGAACCCCGGCGCGTGGAGGTGGGGCTGCGGTCGCTTGAGATCCGGAACAAGTTTAACATACTCGGGGGAACGTTCAAAGAGG ATATTGGTCATCCAGTTTATTTTACATCTTTCTGTGCACCAAAACGTTCTTTGGAAAGTTCTCCACCAAACGCCCGTCCGCGCCCATGTCCGCCCTGTCGTCCGGCTCATGCTCCTGCAGCTGCCGCCAGTAAAAAGTCGTCAACGTCTCGCGAGCTTAAGTACAGCCAGGCGTTAACAGATCCGAAACGTCCACAAGCGTCAGACGTGAATAGCCAACCGCAAAAGGCCGCTGTCGGTGACGAAATTCTCATGGAACGCCTGACCAACGCTTCCACCCTAGCCTCATCGAGTTCATCAGAGGACAACGCGTCAGACGACGGAAGCTACTCTTTGAACCTCGCAGCGACTAGAGAATCTATGTCCACTGAGGTCATCAATACTGATTCCGATTCCTCTCACTCGCTAACAAGCATTGCTGAAAGCGCTATCCATATGCAAACCGCAAGCAGTGACGATAGTCTCCCTTCTAGGTCATCCAGTGTAAAGCCAGTACATCTGAGCCTCCCGTCTACCAGTGGAACATACGTCTCAAGTGTTAGTCTTGTAGCAAGGCCATGTTCGTCTTCTAGCGCACAATCACTATCGCGTCGACGACCTCATTCGTCTGTGTCAGCTCCTTGTCTAAGATCATGTTTTTATGGCCGCACCGATCGCTGCATGGAGCCATTCGTCGCTGAAAGTCACGACCTTGAACTTACACAGAGACGCAACGTCCGGTCTGTCGACGAACTCTACAAGCTCGTGTGCGACAACGAGACGCAATGCCTACAGGAGAAACTGACCAATCGCCTCAAGGAATACCTGAAGACGACTTTTGTGCTGCAGAAAAAAAAACTCTCCGACATGCTAATCCATCTAGCATGGCTAGTAATGGGGGCCGCTATTGACAGGATATGGCTTCGATTCTACGAGCTAAATTATCCGTAA